One genomic window of Paenisporosarcina antarctica includes the following:
- a CDS encoding glutathione peroxidase: MTNIYDFNAVKSNGEEVSLSSYKGKSIIIVNTASKCGFTSQFKELQELYEEYKDQGLEILGFPCGQFSNQEFDDLSETMEFCQLNYGVSFPMFQKIDVKGDNAHPLFQFLVSEKKGLLTEGIKWNFTKFLVDPDGHVVKRYAPKSSPKKIEDDLLHYI; this comes from the coding sequence ATGACAAATATATATGATTTCAATGCTGTAAAATCGAATGGTGAAGAAGTTTCTTTAAGTTCATATAAAGGAAAATCAATAATTATTGTGAATACCGCTAGTAAATGTGGATTTACTTCACAGTTTAAGGAGTTACAAGAATTGTATGAAGAATATAAGGACCAAGGTCTTGAGATTTTAGGATTCCCATGTGGTCAGTTTAGTAATCAAGAATTCGATGATTTAAGTGAAACAATGGAATTTTGTCAATTGAATTATGGCGTGTCTTTTCCAATGTTTCAAAAGATAGATGTAAAAGGGGATAATGCACATCCTTTGTTTCAATTTTTAGTATCGGAAAAGAAAGGTCTTCTAACAGAAGGTATTAAATGGAACTTCACGAAGTTTTTAGTTGATCCTGATGGGCATGTGGTAAAACGTTATGCACCGAAGTCTTCTCCTAAAAAAATTGAAGATGATTTATTGCACTATATTTAA
- the recF gene encoding DNA replication/repair protein RecF (All proteins in this family for which functions are known are DNA-binding proteins that assist the filamentation of RecA onto DNA for the initiation of recombination or recombinational repair.), with protein MYIERLELTHYRNYESLALTFSKTINVLIGENAQGKTNIMESIYVLSMAKSHRTSNDKELIRWTEDYGKIKGDVHKKYGRLPLELILSKKGKKAKVNHLEQNRLSDYIGQLNVVMFAPEDLNLVKGSPQIRRRFLDMEIGQISPVYLHDLLTFQKLLKQRNHLLKMHQGKSHLNDVMFDVYTDQYIQAAVSVIRKRFQFMELLQKWAEPIHFGISRGLEKLEIRYNPVSGLDQDKTFDQMADYLRQKLQSGKTQELARGLTLTGPHRDDVQFFVNGYDVQTYGSQGQQRTTALSLKLAEIELIKQEVGESPVLLLDDVLSELDDYRQSHLLNTIQGEVQTFVTTTSVDGINHETITQAEIFNVKQGHVDEGV; from the coding sequence ATGTACATTGAACGGCTTGAATTAACGCACTACCGTAACTATGAATCGTTAGCGTTAACATTTTCAAAAACGATTAATGTACTAATTGGTGAAAATGCACAAGGAAAAACGAACATCATGGAATCGATTTATGTGCTTTCTATGGCAAAATCTCACCGCACGTCTAATGATAAAGAATTAATACGTTGGACTGAAGATTATGGTAAAATAAAAGGTGATGTTCATAAAAAGTATGGTCGCTTACCGCTTGAATTAATTTTGTCCAAAAAAGGCAAAAAAGCAAAAGTGAATCATTTAGAACAAAACCGCTTAAGCGATTATATAGGCCAATTAAATGTGGTGATGTTTGCACCAGAAGATTTAAACCTAGTAAAAGGCAGTCCTCAAATAAGAAGACGTTTTTTAGATATGGAAATCGGGCAAATATCCCCTGTTTATTTACATGATTTACTTACTTTTCAAAAGTTATTAAAACAACGTAACCATTTATTAAAAATGCATCAAGGGAAATCACATCTAAATGATGTGATGTTTGATGTGTATACAGATCAATATATACAAGCAGCTGTAAGTGTTATTCGTAAAAGATTTCAATTTATGGAACTTCTTCAAAAATGGGCGGAACCTATTCATTTCGGTATATCCCGTGGTCTTGAGAAATTAGAAATTCGTTATAATCCTGTTAGTGGTCTTGATCAAGATAAAACGTTTGACCAAATGGCTGATTATTTACGACAAAAACTGCAATCTGGTAAAACTCAGGAGTTAGCTAGAGGCTTGACTTTAACTGGTCCTCATCGAGATGATGTGCAGTTTTTTGTCAATGGCTATGATGTACAAACTTATGGTTCCCAGGGACAACAACGAACAACCGCACTGTCACTTAAACTTGCAGAGATAGAATTAATCAAGCAAGAAGTAGGGGAATCTCCAGTGTTGTTGTTAGATGATGTTTTATCAGAACTTGATGATTATAGGCAATCTCATTTATTAAATACCATCCAAGGCGAAGTTCAAACATTTGTTACCACAACAAGTGTCGATGGTATTAATCATGAAACGATTACACAAGCAGAAATATTTAATGTTAAGCAAGGACATGTTGATGAGGGAGTGTGA
- a CDS encoding serine hydrolase, producing the protein MKSVWNKALVRWLLLPILMVSMVVTQPVSTDAEESLKLLVDSAILIDADTGKILYEQNADTAVGIASMTKMMTEYLLFEAIENGTVKWDQQYTMTESTYKISQDRRLSNVPLRRDDSYSIEELYEAMAIYSANAATMAIAETIAGTETEFVNMMNKKAQELGLVDYKFVNSTGLNNADLQGMHPQGTDANDENVMPAKSVAKLAFHLLKDYPEVLKTTSIPSKVFREGTPDAIKMDNWNFMLPELVYAYKGAKVDGLKTGTTDFAGHSFTGTAEKDGLRVISVVTKAVDSKGEGSYKARFDATSALFNYGFAQFSKVEIAPAGYEFKNQKSISVSKGKESQVGIAVKEPIEMVIKPKEKELYTPKLVLDEKKVKEGSIEAAIKKDEVIGHVELVKSEGTDYGYITGEVKSTDVVTTETVERANWFSLGLRAIGDFFGKLWNGTTDFVGGLFN; encoded by the coding sequence GTGAAAAGTGTATGGAACAAGGCGTTAGTGCGCTGGTTACTCCTTCCAATTTTGATGGTAAGCATGGTTGTAACACAGCCGGTTTCCACAGATGCTGAAGAGAGTTTAAAGTTATTAGTAGATAGTGCAATATTAATTGACGCGGACACAGGGAAGATTCTATATGAACAAAATGCAGATACAGCTGTAGGAATAGCAAGTATGACAAAAATGATGACAGAATACTTGTTATTTGAAGCGATTGAAAATGGAACAGTTAAATGGGATCAACAATATACAATGACAGAATCTACATATAAAATCTCACAAGATCGTCGTTTAAGTAACGTACCACTTCGTCGAGATGATTCGTATAGCATAGAGGAATTGTATGAAGCAATGGCGATTTACTCGGCAAATGCTGCAACAATGGCGATTGCTGAAACGATTGCAGGTACAGAAACTGAATTTGTAAATATGATGAATAAAAAAGCACAAGAATTAGGGTTAGTAGACTATAAATTCGTCAATTCAACTGGTTTGAACAATGCTGATTTACAAGGGATGCATCCTCAAGGTACAGATGCAAATGATGAAAATGTAATGCCGGCGAAGTCAGTAGCAAAATTAGCATTCCACTTGTTGAAGGATTACCCAGAAGTATTGAAAACGACAAGTATTCCATCGAAAGTTTTTCGTGAAGGCACACCTGATGCTATTAAAATGGACAACTGGAACTTTATGCTCCCTGAACTTGTTTATGCATATAAGGGTGCTAAAGTAGATGGTTTAAAAACGGGGACTACAGATTTCGCAGGTCACAGTTTCACTGGAACTGCTGAGAAAGATGGATTGCGTGTCATCTCCGTTGTAACGAAAGCGGTTGACTCTAAAGGTGAAGGTTCATATAAAGCTAGATTTGATGCAACTAGCGCTTTATTTAACTATGGTTTTGCGCAATTTTCAAAAGTAGAAATTGCACCTGCGGGATATGAATTTAAAAATCAAAAAAGTATTTCTGTAAGTAAAGGGAAAGAAAGTCAAGTCGGTATTGCTGTAAAAGAACCGATTGAAATGGTAATTAAACCAAAAGAAAAAGAGTTGTATACACCAAAATTGGTGCTTGATGAGAAGAAAGTCAAAGAAGGTTCTATAGAAGCAGCGATTAAGAAGGATGAAGTGATTGGTCATGTGGAACTTGTAAAGTCTGAAGGAACAGATTATGGGTATATCACAGGCGAAGTAAAATCAACAGATGTCGTAACAACTGAAACTGTCGAACGTGCAAACTGGTTTTCTCTAGGTTTACGAGCAATTGGAGATTTCTTTGGGAAACTTTGGAATGGCACAACTGACTTTGTCGGTGGTTTGTTTAATTAA
- the yaaA gene encoding S4 domain-containing protein YaaA gives MKNIQINTEYVTLGQLLKMTDAISSGGMAKWFLSENEIIINGEVDQRRGRKLRNGDVINIPRCGQFRIVEQTSGQ, from the coding sequence TTGAAAAATATTCAAATTAACACCGAATATGTGACACTTGGTCAATTGCTTAAAATGACAGATGCTATCAGCTCAGGTGGAATGGCGAAATGGTTTTTATCTGAAAATGAAATAATTATTAATGGAGAAGTCGATCAACGACGTGGACGCAAACTTCGAAACGGAGATGTTATAAACATACCTAGATGTGGTCAATTCCGTATTGTGGAACAAACGAGCGGACAATAA
- the gyrA gene encoding DNA gyrase subunit A, translated as MSELEHKGVKGINISTEIKTSFLDYAMSVIVSRALPDVRDGLKPVHRRILYAMQGMGNTSDKPHKKSARIVGDAMGKYHPHGDSSIYDTMVRMAQHWSYRYMLVDGHGNFGSVDGDAAAAMRYTESRMSKIAMELLRDINKDTIDFKENYDGQEQEPVVLPSRYPNLLVNGTSGIAVGMATNIPPHHLGETIEAVLALADNEAITTEELMEIIPGPDFPTGGIILGRSGIRRAYETGRGSVIIRGKVEIEQKSNGKEVILIHELPYQVNKARLIEKIAELVRDKKIDGITDLRDESDRNGMRVVIEVRKDTNSNVLLNNLYKQTALQSSFGVNMLALVDGQPKILGLKEILYHYLEHQKVVIKRRTQFELTKAEHRAHILEGLRIALDHIDQIIALIRSSQTGEEAKNGLIDQFNLSERQAQAILDMRLQRLTGLERDKIESEYQELQKLIAHLKEILADNYKVIQIIREELNEIKERFNDTRRTEITAGGAEMLEDEDLIPRENSVLTLTHNGYIKRLPVNTYRSQKRGGRGVQGMGTNENDFVEHLLYTSTHDTILFFTNTGKVYRAKGYEIPEYGRAAKGLPIVNLLGVNKEEKVTAMIQMASFEADAYFIFTTLRGVTKRTPVSGFANIRANGLISISLRDDDELISVRLTDGKKHIIIGTRKGMLVRFEETDIRSMGRTASGVRGIRLRKDDHVVSMEILEPGQEVLVVTENGYGKRTHEEEYRLQSRGGVGIKTSQITEKTGPLSAVKAVDGSEDLMLITINGMLIRMDVNSISITGRSTQGVRLIRLGDDELVATVAKVEKAEDEEEFDEDGEVVTILEVDGEESTIEVSGDVPTEPESSEE; from the coding sequence ATGTCGGAACTAGAGCATAAGGGCGTCAAAGGTATTAATATTAGCACTGAAATTAAAACATCATTTCTTGACTATGCAATGAGTGTCATTGTTTCACGAGCACTTCCAGACGTACGTGATGGGTTGAAACCTGTTCACCGTCGTATTTTATATGCGATGCAAGGTATGGGAAATACATCTGACAAACCACATAAGAAATCAGCACGTATTGTTGGAGATGCAATGGGTAAGTACCATCCACATGGTGATAGTTCCATTTACGACACGATGGTACGTATGGCTCAACACTGGAGTTATCGTTACATGTTAGTTGATGGACACGGAAACTTTGGTTCGGTAGATGGTGATGCAGCAGCAGCCATGCGTTATACAGAATCGCGTATGTCAAAAATCGCTATGGAACTACTACGAGACATTAATAAAGATACAATTGATTTCAAGGAAAATTATGATGGACAAGAACAAGAACCTGTTGTTCTACCAAGCCGTTACCCTAACTTATTAGTCAACGGTACTTCAGGGATTGCTGTTGGAATGGCAACAAATATTCCTCCACATCATTTAGGTGAAACAATAGAAGCAGTATTAGCACTTGCGGATAATGAAGCTATTACTACCGAAGAACTAATGGAAATCATACCAGGTCCTGATTTCCCAACTGGTGGTATTATTTTAGGTCGCAGTGGTATTCGTCGTGCTTATGAAACTGGTAGAGGTTCAGTCATCATTCGAGGGAAAGTTGAAATTGAACAAAAGTCGAATGGTAAAGAAGTCATTTTAATTCATGAACTACCTTACCAAGTGAATAAAGCTCGTCTTATCGAAAAAATCGCTGAACTAGTGCGTGATAAGAAGATTGATGGTATTACTGATCTTCGGGATGAGTCTGACCGTAATGGGATGCGCGTTGTTATTGAAGTTCGTAAAGATACAAACTCAAACGTTTTATTAAATAACTTATATAAACAGACTGCACTTCAATCAAGCTTTGGCGTTAATATGTTGGCTCTTGTTGATGGTCAACCAAAAATTCTTGGCTTGAAAGAGATTTTATATCACTATTTAGAACATCAAAAAGTGGTCATCAAACGTCGTACTCAGTTTGAATTAACTAAAGCAGAACACCGTGCTCACATTTTGGAAGGTCTTCGTATTGCACTCGATCATATTGATCAAATCATTGCGTTGATCCGTAGTTCACAAACAGGTGAAGAAGCCAAAAATGGTTTGATTGATCAATTCAATTTATCGGAGCGACAAGCTCAAGCAATTCTCGACATGAGACTTCAACGTTTAACTGGTTTAGAACGTGACAAAATTGAATCTGAGTATCAAGAATTACAAAAATTAATTGCACACTTGAAAGAAATTCTTGCAGATAATTATAAAGTCATTCAAATTATTCGTGAAGAGTTAAATGAGATTAAAGAACGCTTTAATGACACTCGTCGAACTGAAATCACCGCTGGTGGTGCAGAAATGCTAGAAGACGAAGACTTAATTCCTCGCGAAAATTCAGTACTGACGTTAACTCATAATGGATATATTAAACGTTTGCCAGTTAATACATACCGAAGCCAAAAGCGTGGTGGACGTGGTGTGCAAGGAATGGGTACAAATGAAAACGACTTCGTAGAGCATCTACTCTATACGTCGACGCATGATACAATATTATTCTTTACGAATACAGGAAAAGTATATCGTGCAAAAGGCTATGAAATTCCAGAGTATGGTCGTGCTGCTAAAGGTTTACCAATTGTTAACTTGCTTGGAGTAAATAAAGAAGAAAAAGTAACGGCGATGATTCAAATGGCATCATTTGAAGCAGATGCATACTTTATCTTCACTACGCTTAGAGGAGTTACGAAACGTACCCCAGTTAGTGGATTCGCTAATATTCGAGCAAATGGTCTTATCTCTATCTCCTTAAGAGACGATGATGAGTTAATTTCCGTAAGATTAACAGACGGGAAAAAACACATTATCATTGGTACTAGAAAAGGTATGCTCGTGCGTTTTGAAGAAACTGATATTCGTTCAATGGGACGTACAGCTTCAGGAGTTCGAGGAATTCGTCTAAGAAAAGACGATCATGTCGTCAGTATGGAAATTTTAGAACCAGGTCAAGAAGTATTAGTTGTAACTGAAAATGGTTATGGCAAACGAACACATGAGGAAGAATATCGCTTACAGTCTCGTGGTGGCGTTGGTATTAAGACAAGCCAAATTACAGAAAAAACAGGTCCATTATCGGCTGTAAAAGCGGTTGATGGTTCAGAAGATTTAATGCTCATTACGATTAATGGAATGTTAATTCGTATGGATGTAAACAGCATTTCAATAACGGGTCGTAGTACACAAGGAGTTCGCTTAATTCGTCTAGGTGATGATGAACTCGTGGCAACCGTGGCAAAAGTTGAAAAGGCTGAAGATGAAGAAGAATTTGATGAAGATGGTGAGGTAGTCACTATTTTAGAAGTTGATGGAGAAGAATCAACGATAGAAGTGAGTGGAGACGTACCAACTGAACCTGAATCATCTGAAGAATAA
- the guaB gene encoding IMP dehydrogenase, producing the protein MWESKFVKEGLTFDDVLLVPAKSEVLPKDVSLSVQLTSKIQLNIPVISAGMDTVTEAAMAISMARQGGLGVIHKNMSIEEQAEQVVTVKRSENGVITDPFYLTPTHQVYDAEHLMGKYRISGVPIVNNNEELKLVGIITNRDLRFIQDYSLLIDDVMTKEKLVTASVGTTLEDAEKILQQYKIEKLPIVDESGVLKGLITIKDIEKVIEFPNAAKDHHGRLLVGAAVGVTSDTMKRVERLVKAQVDVVVIDTAHGHSQGVIDTVRAIRNAYPELDIIAGNVATAEATSALFEAGADVVKVGIGPGSICTTRIIAGVGVPQITAVFDCATEARKHGKTIIADGGIKYSGDIVKALAAGGHVVMLGSLLAGTSESPGETEIFQGRRFKVYRGMGSISAMEKGSKDRYFQDDAKKLVPEGIEGRLPYKGPLSDTIHQLLGGVRAGMGYCGTKDLHDLRENSQFIRMTGAGLRESHPHDVQITKESPNYSI; encoded by the coding sequence ATGTGGGAATCTAAATTTGTTAAGGAAGGCTTAACTTTCGATGATGTATTACTAGTACCAGCAAAGTCAGAAGTATTGCCAAAAGATGTGAGTTTATCTGTTCAGTTGACTTCAAAAATCCAGTTAAATATTCCGGTAATTAGTGCGGGAATGGATACCGTAACAGAAGCTGCAATGGCGATTTCAATGGCTCGTCAAGGCGGTCTTGGTGTGATTCATAAAAATATGAGCATTGAAGAACAAGCAGAGCAAGTTGTTACTGTTAAGCGTTCTGAAAATGGCGTAATTACAGATCCATTTTACCTGACTCCTACCCATCAAGTATATGATGCAGAACATTTAATGGGTAAATATCGTATTTCAGGAGTACCAATCGTTAATAATAATGAAGAGTTAAAGTTGGTTGGGATTATTACAAACCGCGATCTTCGTTTTATTCAAGATTATTCATTATTAATTGATGATGTCATGACGAAAGAAAAATTGGTTACGGCTTCAGTTGGCACAACACTTGAGGATGCTGAAAAGATTTTACAACAATATAAAATCGAAAAACTTCCGATAGTCGATGAATCCGGTGTGTTAAAAGGCTTAATTACCATTAAAGATATTGAAAAAGTGATTGAGTTCCCTAACGCTGCAAAAGATCACCATGGTCGTTTGTTAGTGGGTGCTGCAGTTGGTGTTACTTCTGATACGATGAAACGTGTCGAGCGCCTTGTAAAAGCGCAAGTTGACGTAGTTGTTATTGACACAGCTCATGGTCATTCACAAGGAGTAATTGATACAGTAAGAGCTATTCGCAATGCTTATCCAGAGTTGGACATCATCGCTGGAAACGTTGCCACTGCTGAAGCGACATCTGCATTATTTGAGGCAGGAGCTGATGTAGTGAAAGTAGGTATTGGTCCAGGATCAATTTGTACAACACGTATAATAGCTGGTGTTGGAGTTCCACAGATTACAGCTGTTTTTGATTGTGCAACTGAAGCGCGTAAACATGGTAAAACGATTATCGCAGATGGCGGGATTAAGTACTCTGGCGATATTGTAAAAGCTTTAGCGGCAGGTGGACATGTTGTCATGCTTGGAAGTTTACTAGCAGGTACTTCAGAAAGTCCTGGAGAAACCGAAATCTTCCAAGGTCGTCGTTTTAAAGTGTACCGTGGTATGGGATCAATCAGTGCGATGGAAAAAGGTTCGAAAGATCGTTACTTCCAAGATGATGCTAAAAAATTAGTACCTGAAGGTATTGAAGGTCGTCTTCCTTACAAAGGACCTCTTTCAGATACAATTCATCAACTTTTGGGTGGTGTCCGTGCAGGTATGGGGTATTGTGGAACGAAAGATTTACATGATCTTCGTGAAAATTCACAGTTCATTCGTATGACGGGTGCAGGCCTTCGTGAGAGTCATCCGCATGATGTTCAAATTACAAAAGAATCTCCAAACTACTCTATTTAA
- the gyrB gene encoding DNA topoisomerase (ATP-hydrolyzing) subunit B codes for MAMNEKELKSYDADQIQVLEGLEAVRKRPGMYIGATSSKGLHHLVWEIVDNAIDEALAGYCDEISVTIEKDNWIKVDDNGRGIPVDIEKKMGRPAVEVIMTVLHAGGKFGGGGYKVSGGLHGVGSSVVNALSEVTEVYVHRDQKLHYIKFGRGAVTKELTVVGETDKTGSTVRFKADPQIFTETTVYEYDILANRLRELAYLNRGLRIIITDEREEELRTNTYYFVGGIKSYVEHLNKSKDPIHEPIFVEGEKDGVSIEIAMQYNSGYSTSIFSFANNINTYEGGTHESGFKTALTREINDYGRKNNMLKDADTNLSGDDVREGLTAIVSIKHPDPQFEGQTKTKLGNSEVSAITNSLFSEGFERFMLENPTIARKVIEKGLMAARARVAAKKAREFTRRKSALEISSLPGKLADCSSRVPADSELYIVEGDSAGGSAKSGRDRHFQAILPLRGKILNVEKARLDRILGNTEIRAMITALGTGIGEEFTLEKARYHKVVIMTDADVDGAHIRTLLLTFFFRFMRPLIEAGYVYIAQPPLFQIKQGKMVEYCYSDKQLQEILERLPKQPKPGIQRYKGLGEMDAVQLWDTTMDPSVRTLLQVNLEDAIDADQTFDQLMGDEVEPRRKFIEENAIYVKNLDI; via the coding sequence ATGGCGATGAATGAAAAAGAACTGAAATCTTATGATGCTGATCAAATACAAGTGTTAGAAGGTCTAGAAGCTGTGCGGAAACGTCCTGGTATGTATATCGGCGCTACAAGTTCTAAAGGACTTCACCATCTTGTTTGGGAAATTGTAGATAATGCTATTGATGAAGCTTTAGCAGGATATTGTGATGAAATTTCAGTCACAATAGAAAAAGATAATTGGATTAAAGTGGATGATAATGGTCGAGGGATTCCTGTTGATATAGAAAAGAAAATGGGACGCCCAGCAGTCGAAGTTATTATGACTGTCCTTCATGCAGGTGGAAAATTTGGTGGTGGAGGATACAAAGTATCAGGCGGTCTTCATGGTGTTGGTTCTTCCGTTGTTAACGCTCTTTCCGAAGTAACAGAAGTATATGTTCATCGTGATCAAAAACTTCATTACATCAAATTTGGACGTGGAGCCGTAACAAAAGAATTAACTGTTGTTGGTGAAACGGACAAAACCGGTTCAACTGTTCGTTTTAAAGCTGATCCACAAATTTTTACTGAAACCACTGTTTATGAATATGATATTTTAGCTAACCGTTTACGTGAGTTAGCTTACTTAAACCGAGGATTACGTATTATTATTACTGATGAACGAGAAGAAGAATTACGTACAAACACATACTACTTTGTAGGTGGTATTAAGTCGTATGTTGAGCACTTGAACAAATCAAAAGACCCTATTCATGAGCCGATTTTTGTCGAAGGAGAAAAAGACGGAGTGTCGATTGAGATCGCTATGCAGTATAACAGTGGATATTCGACAAGTATTTTCTCATTTGCTAATAACATAAATACGTATGAAGGTGGAACGCACGAATCTGGCTTTAAAACGGCATTAACACGTGAAATTAATGATTATGGACGTAAAAATAATATGTTAAAAGATGCAGATACCAATTTATCAGGTGATGATGTGCGAGAAGGATTGACAGCAATTGTGTCAATTAAACATCCAGATCCACAATTTGAAGGGCAAACGAAAACTAAATTAGGAAACTCGGAAGTTAGTGCCATTACAAATTCTTTGTTTTCTGAGGGCTTCGAGCGTTTTATGCTCGAGAATCCAACCATTGCTCGTAAAGTAATTGAAAAAGGCTTGATGGCTGCGAGAGCTCGTGTTGCTGCGAAAAAAGCGCGTGAGTTCACACGTCGTAAATCAGCTTTAGAAATATCAAGTTTACCTGGTAAATTAGCAGACTGTTCATCACGAGTTCCAGCAGATAGTGAATTGTATATTGTTGAGGGTGACTCAGCAGGTGGTTCTGCAAAATCTGGTCGTGACCGTCACTTCCAAGCAATTCTTCCACTACGTGGGAAAATTTTAAATGTCGAAAAAGCGCGACTTGATCGTATTTTAGGAAATACAGAAATTCGTGCCATGATTACTGCCTTAGGTACAGGGATAGGTGAAGAATTTACACTTGAAAAAGCCCGTTACCATAAAGTCGTTATTATGACCGATGCCGATGTTGATGGCGCACATATTCGTACGTTACTTTTAACTTTCTTTTTCCGTTTTATGCGTCCATTAATTGAGGCAGGTTACGTATATATTGCACAACCTCCTTTATTCCAAATCAAACAAGGTAAAATGGTCGAATATTGTTATTCAGATAAACAACTTCAAGAAATTTTAGAAAGACTTCCTAAACAACCGAAACCAGGAATTCAGCGTTACAAAGGTCTAGGAGAAATGGATGCAGTTCAATTGTGGGATACGACAATGGATCCTTCAGTTCGAACATTGCTACAAGTAAATTTAGAAGATGCAATTGATGCAGATCAAACGTTTGATCAGTTAATGGGAGATGAAGTAGAACCCCGTCGTAAATTTATTGAAGAGAATGCAATTTACGTGAAAAACCTAGATATATAA
- the dnaN gene encoding DNA polymerase III subunit beta — MKFEIMRDRLLDGLNDVMKAVSSKTTIPILTGIKLEITEEGLHLTGSDSDITIQSFIKAEENGEQIIRVIEEGSIVVQARMFNEIVRKLPTNDVEIEVNDNYQTHIRSGKSGFHLIGLDASEYPLLPEIQDDRQFVIPADLLKSIVRETVFAVSTSESRPVLTGVHWKVSDGELICVATDSHRLARRKTVLEQLPEGEYSVVIPGKSLNELSKIIGDSSEPVHIVMTQQQVLFKTGNVLFYSRLLEGNYPDTSRLIPNEYKTTVTLNGKALLQAIDRASLLAREERNNIVRFTSLEGNVVEISSSSPEVGKVEEEIQATSIEGEELKISFSAKYMMDALKAVDEQDVMVQFTGAMRPFIIKSAHDDSILQLILPVRTY, encoded by the coding sequence ATGAAGTTTGAAATCATGCGAGATCGGTTATTAGATGGATTAAATGATGTAATGAAAGCAGTTAGTTCAAAAACGACAATTCCTATATTGACAGGAATTAAATTAGAAATTACAGAAGAAGGATTACATTTAACAGGTAGTGATTCTGATATAACGATTCAATCATTTATTAAAGCAGAAGAAAATGGAGAACAAATTATTCGAGTGATCGAAGAAGGTTCAATTGTCGTGCAAGCTCGCATGTTTAATGAAATTGTACGTAAGTTACCAACGAATGATGTCGAAATTGAAGTGAATGACAATTATCAAACACATATTCGTTCTGGTAAGTCTGGTTTTCATTTAATTGGATTAGATGCATCTGAATATCCATTACTTCCTGAGATTCAAGATGATCGTCAGTTTGTTATTCCTGCTGATTTATTAAAATCCATTGTTCGCGAAACAGTATTTGCTGTATCAACTTCTGAAAGTCGTCCAGTATTAACAGGTGTTCACTGGAAAGTAAGTGATGGGGAGTTAATTTGTGTAGCAACAGATAGTCATCGTTTAGCTCGCCGTAAAACAGTATTAGAACAACTTCCTGAAGGAGAATACAGTGTTGTTATTCCTGGGAAAAGCTTAAATGAATTGAGTAAAATTATTGGTGATTCGTCAGAGCCTGTTCATATTGTTATGACGCAGCAACAAGTTTTATTCAAAACAGGGAATGTATTATTTTATTCGCGTTTGTTAGAAGGCAACTATCCAGATACATCCCGCCTCATTCCAAATGAATACAAGACAACGGTAACTTTAAACGGTAAAGCACTTTTACAAGCGATTGATCGTGCATCATTGCTTGCTCGTGAAGAACGTAATAATATCGTTCGCTTTACTTCACTTGAAGGAAATGTGGTAGAAATTTCATCTAGCTCACCTGAAGTTGGGAAAGTAGAAGAAGAAATTCAAGCGACATCGATTGAAGGAGAAGAGTTGAAAATTTCGTTTAGTGCGAAATATATGATGGATGCATTAAAAGCTGTGGATGAACAAGATGTGATGGTTCAATTTACAGGTGCAATGCGCCCATTCATAATAAAATCGGCTCATGACGATTCAATTTTGCAATTAATTTTGCCAGTTCGTACGTATTAA